Proteins from a genomic interval of Methanofastidiosum sp.:
- a CDS encoding type II secretion system F family protein encodes MRKKNYNVYVTIGSIAAGIILSLMGFFILNLSELAIAGIAVAVGPYLFLKMREQAWITEIEDQFPEFLRALADSQAAGMTLPQAIKMAQEDDYGRLTDEIKIMASKISWGVPFDEVLTSFSDKVKSENVQGTVSLIVIAHHAGGNIIKILESAAESARMMRGLAKEQASKLSQYTGIIYISYLVFLSVVFLLQTQFVEIFSEITLPTAKESINKEAFKTTFQNMLIIHGALAGLMIGKMTTNSLFSGIKHSIILTAIGYLTFRFIIGSSLLSGLL; translated from the coding sequence TTGAGGAAAAAAAATTATAACGTGTATGTAACGATTGGCAGTATAGCTGCAGGGATTATTCTTAGCTTGATGGGATTTTTCATTTTAAACTTAAGTGAACTAGCTATTGCAGGTATAGCCGTTGCGGTTGGCCCTTACCTTTTCTTAAAAATGAGAGAACAAGCATGGATTACTGAAATAGAAGATCAGTTCCCTGAATTTCTAAGAGCACTTGCCGATTCTCAAGCTGCAGGAATGACCCTTCCCCAAGCCATAAAGATGGCGCAGGAGGATGATTACGGGAGACTTACCGATGAAATAAAGATTATGGCTTCAAAGATATCTTGGGGGGTCCCATTTGATGAGGTCTTAACATCTTTTTCAGATAAGGTAAAAAGTGAAAATGTACAAGGTACGGTATCTCTTATTGTTATCGCTCATCATGCTGGGGGAAATATCATAAAGATTTTGGAATCTGCGGCAGAAAGCGCAAGAATGATGAGGGGTCTTGCAAAAGAGCAGGCTTCTAAATTAAGCCAGTATACAGGCATTATTTATATTTCTTATCTTGTATTTCTTTCAGTAGTTTTCTTACTTCAGACCCAGTTCGTTGAAATATTCTCAGAAATAACACTTCCAACTGCCAAAGAGTCAATAAATAAAGAGGCATTTAAGACTACATTTCAAAACATGCTTATCATACATGGTGCTTTAGCAGGGCTCATGATTGGAAAGATGACAACAAATTCTTTATTTTCCGGGATCAAACACAGTATTATTTTAACTGCAATTGGATATCTAACATTTAGATTTATTATCGGCTCTAGTCTTCTATCTGGTCTTCTTTGA
- a CDS encoding thiamine pyrophosphate-dependent enzyme: protein MKRAGIPTEEFIYSGHTACPGCGAMLVARYLLKVLGKNTIMNIPACCFAAIPGTFPDTCLGIPLLYNAFETTAATASGVEAALKIKGKKEKITVVGFAGDGGTADIGIQALSGAIERGHEIMYVCYDNEAYMNTGMQTSSLTPMGATTTTNPVGKHGGWRTRNKKNMMEIVAAHNIPYAATVNPSYPMDFIKKIEKAKSIKGPSYIHAYSVCPTGWRYQPEIGLEIGRLATETGIFPLYEIENGTYTINYKKKTKQVIEYYKLQGRFRHLSEDFVKEVQTIIDKQWQRLQDKEECSNRQKL from the coding sequence ATGAAAAGAGCAGGTATACCCACTGAAGAATTTATTTATTCCGGTCACACAGCATGCCCCGGATGTGGAGCTATGCTAGTTGCTAGATATCTCCTAAAAGTTTTGGGGAAAAACACAATAATGAACATACCTGCTTGTTGTTTTGCGGCAATACCAGGAACTTTTCCTGATACCTGTTTAGGTATACCCTTATTGTATAATGCCTTTGAAACGACTGCTGCTACAGCTTCAGGTGTTGAAGCGGCTTTGAAGATTAAAGGTAAAAAAGAAAAAATCACAGTTGTTGGCTTTGCAGGCGATGGTGGCACCGCCGATATAGGGATTCAGGCACTTTCTGGTGCCATAGAAAGAGGTCATGAAATTATGTATGTATGCTATGATAATGAAGCTTACATGAACACCGGGATGCAGACCTCTAGTCTCACTCCAATGGGTGCTACAACTACTACAAATCCAGTTGGGAAGCATGGGGGATGGAGAACTAGAAATAAGAAGAATATGATGGAAATAGTAGCAGCGCACAATATTCCTTATGCAGCTACAGTTAATCCCTCTTATCCAATGGATTTCATTAAGAAAATAGAAAAGGCAAAAAGCATCAAAGGACCTTCTTATATCCACGCTTATTCTGTTTGCCCGACTGGATGGAGGTACCAACCAGAAATTGGCCTAGAAATAGGGAGACTTGCAACAGAGACTGGAATATTCCCCTTATATGAAATTGAAAATGGCACCTACACCATAAATTATAAGAAAAAGACAAAGCAAGTCATTGAATACTATAAACTACAGGGAAGATTCAGACATCTGTCAGAGGATTTCGTTAAAGAAGTTCAAACGATCATAGATAAACAATGGCAAAGACTTCAAGATAAAGAAGAATGCAGTAACAGGCAAAAATTATAG
- a CDS encoding MoaD/ThiS family protein, with protein sequence MRVLYFGDLKDITLKREEIIEVESIKIGNLKNLLSEKYPLLKESFLKDEIRIIVNGKDYSFTGRDETLVSKGFEIALFSPVGGG encoded by the coding sequence ATGAGGGTTCTCTATTTTGGAGATTTAAAAGATATCACTTTGAAAAGAGAAGAAATTATTGAAGTTGAATCAATTAAAATTGGCAACCTAAAGAATCTTCTTTCAGAAAAATATCCTCTATTGAAGGAATCTTTTTTAAAGGATGAGATAAGGATTATAGTAAATGGAAAGGACTATTCTTTTACAGGTAGAGATGAAACTCTAGTTTCAAAAGGATTTGAGATAGCTCTTTTTTCTCCAGTAGGGGGCGGATAA
- a CDS encoding type II secretion system F family protein, whose translation MLGRKKEKDIAVQEIERYEKRGFFMNYGKMAHKRFGFLVDKRLKSFEELHGPLRKGDIPLNLGAYVSAMILSTAIAGIIALVVSIIIVPLFLGNFINEIISPGKPVDFVFNLVLIILISILTAVTTFLVFWVYPSFKAGERSRKINLALTNAVNTMATIAGTGVPPAVIFWSLVEFRRYGEVSRESEKILNDIENFGLDLVQALQRAANRSPSPLFSELLWKMIATIRTGGNLKEYLYLEGNRLMEVERMKTEAAIETIGLIAETYVTALVVGPVFIIIMTTIMGIMGTPMSQVNLINNIVVYFGLPIGYAIFIIAVDQVAPKR comes from the coding sequence ATGCTGGGCAGAAAAAAAGAGAAGGACATTGCAGTCCAAGAAATCGAAAGATACGAAAAAAGGGGCTTCTTCATGAATTATGGAAAGATGGCCCATAAAAGATTTGGTTTTTTGGTAGACAAAAGGCTAAAAAGTTTTGAAGAACTCCATGGCCCTTTAAGAAAAGGTGATATACCCTTAAATCTTGGTGCTTATGTCAGTGCAATGATTCTTAGTACTGCAATTGCCGGTATTATTGCTTTAGTAGTATCGATAATTATTGTCCCTCTGTTTTTGGGAAATTTTATAAATGAAATTATATCCCCTGGAAAGCCTGTTGATTTTGTCTTTAACTTAGTCTTAATTATTTTAATTTCAATTCTAACTGCCGTTACAACTTTTCTAGTGTTCTGGGTTTATCCATCGTTTAAAGCTGGAGAAAGATCAAGAAAAATTAATCTTGCACTTACAAACGCTGTCAATACAATGGCAACAATAGCTGGAACAGGGGTACCCCCTGCCGTTATCTTTTGGTCGCTTGTAGAGTTTAGGCGATATGGCGAAGTATCAAGAGAATCTGAAAAAATTTTAAATGATATTGAAAACTTTGGACTCGATTTAGTTCAAGCTCTTCAAAGGGCGGCTAACAGATCTCCTTCTCCTCTCTTCAGTGAACTTTTATGGAAGATGATAGCCACCATAAGAACAGGTGGAAATCTCAAAGAGTATTTGTATCTTGAAGGAAATAGATTAATGGAAGTTGAAAGAATGAAAACTGAAGCTGCAATTGAAACTATCGGTTTAATAGCAGAAACTTATGTTACAGCTTTAGTTGTAGGGCCAGTATTTATTATTATCATGACAACAATTATGGGTATAATGGGAACCCCAATGTCGCAGGTAAATTTGATTAATAATATTGTTGTATATTTTGGGCTGCCTATAGGCTATGCTATATTCATAATAGCGGTGGATCAGGTGGCTCCAAAGAGATAA
- the porA gene encoding pyruvate ferredoxin oxidoreductase has protein sequence MVKKIMTGNIAAAWGARLSRAEVIAAYPITPQTIIVEKLAQFVSDGELKAEYLHVESEHSAMAACIAASQTGARTFTATSSQGLVLMHELLHWASGARTPVVMANVNRALAPPWNVWVEHTDMMSQRDTGWIQFYAESNQEVLDTVIMSYKLCEDKEIHLPAMVGLDAFYLSHTSEIVDIPDQDLVDNFLPQYDPLYSLDIENPLSIGSLSMPHQWYSEFRYKIQEAMDRVIPKLNQIEEDFYKEFGRKYTGPLELYNVDDAEVVLIVSGAAAGTVKETVDLFRKKGVKVGLIRLRMFRPFPSEELNKALSKVSFVGVIDRSFSFGHEGAIFSELKASLYGVKNSPLIKNFILGIGGRDITMDTISRVYDNCFNCLKNNKIDNPVEWIDIKV, from the coding sequence ATGGTAAAGAAGATAATGACTGGCAACATAGCAGCTGCTTGGGGAGCAAGGCTTTCTAGGGCAGAAGTAATAGCCGCCTATCCCATAACACCTCAGACAATTATCGTTGAGAAACTTGCACAATTTGTTTCAGACGGAGAGCTCAAAGCTGAATATCTTCACGTGGAATCAGAACATTCTGCAATGGCCGCATGCATCGCAGCTTCTCAGACAGGAGCCAGAACATTTACAGCTACATCCTCCCAAGGATTAGTATTAATGCATGAACTCCTTCATTGGGCTTCTGGCGCAAGAACCCCCGTAGTCATGGCAAATGTAAATAGAGCTTTGGCCCCACCTTGGAATGTATGGGTTGAACATACAGATATGATGTCTCAAAGAGATACAGGATGGATACAATTTTATGCTGAAAGTAACCAAGAGGTACTAGACACCGTAATAATGTCCTACAAATTATGCGAAGACAAAGAAATCCATTTGCCAGCCATGGTGGGCTTAGATGCTTTTTATTTATCCCATACCTCCGAGATTGTTGATATCCCTGATCAAGATTTAGTCGATAATTTTCTTCCACAATATGATCCTTTGTACTCGCTAGATATAGAAAACCCACTCAGCATTGGGTCTCTTTCAATGCCTCACCAGTGGTATTCTGAATTCAGGTACAAAATACAAGAAGCCATGGACAGAGTAATACCAAAATTGAATCAAATTGAAGAAGATTTCTATAAAGAATTTGGAAGGAAATATACTGGCCCACTGGAACTTTATAATGTTGATGACGCAGAAGTTGTCCTGATTGTTTCAGGTGCGGCTGCTGGAACTGTTAAAGAAACTGTAGATTTATTTAGAAAAAAAGGAGTAAAAGTTGGGCTTATTAGATTGAGAATGTTTAGGCCATTTCCTTCAGAGGAACTAAATAAAGCATTATCAAAGGTCTCTTTTGTAGGGGTAATTGATAGATCATTCTCTTTTGGGCACGAAGGTGCAATTTTTTCTGAGTTGAAAGCATCTCTGTATGGGGTAAAGAATTCGCCCCTGATTAAGAATTTTATTCTTGGGATAGGTGGCAGAGATATTACTATGGACACCATTAGCAGAGTTTATGATAATTGTTTCAATTGTTTAAAGAATAATAAAATTGACAATCCAGTTGAATGGATTGATATTAAGGTGTAA
- the tgtA gene encoding tRNA guanosine(15) transglycosylase TgtA, with protein sequence MFEIKAKDGLGRIGKLSIGKKKVETPTLMPVINPNKIVIAPKDMADYGAEMLITNSYIIYRTPKLKEDSLEKGVHKMLDFNGVIETDSGSFQMAAYGDIEIENKEILQFQKDIGVDIGTFLDIPTHPDEPHRKTLSDLEITLERAREAIGFDLDLNGTIQGGTHLDLRKKSAEEMSKLPFTVNPIGGVVPLMMEYRFSELVDIILTVKGSLSPSRPVHLFGAGHPMLLSLSVLLGCDLFDSAAYVLYAQDSRYLTSYGTKKLNEMKYLPCNCPVCRKYTAQELINENDQKRLELLSSHNLHATFEEIKIIKEAVHEGNLFELVETRIRSHPRLLLAYRRIKDYYGLLEEYDPFTKRSSIFYTGAESNLRPIMQRTKERIKNIESKKYDEHLFFGKFPKELEFTYPFGQCEMEEERKDRGDSELNDEDIVKVIAEYQFGPNVGEKLFHDVVVKRSKTGMIRYVFDKNGTMLATIRARDGLFTPNIEGLKRLKDIIPYPKYRIIVDDEAAPFIKDGANVFSKFVINLDKNLRAYEEVLIVDSNDNLLGTGTLMLSPREVKAFERGMAVRTRWGIEKNNIKEDQIED encoded by the coding sequence ATGTTTGAAATAAAAGCAAAAGATGGATTAGGCAGAATAGGAAAACTATCGATAGGCAAAAAAAAAGTTGAGACCCCAACACTGATGCCAGTTATTAATCCCAATAAGATAGTCATTGCCCCAAAAGATATGGCCGATTATGGGGCAGAAATGCTAATCACAAATTCATATATTATTTACAGAACTCCAAAACTCAAAGAAGATTCTCTTGAAAAAGGAGTTCACAAAATGCTCGATTTTAACGGAGTTATAGAAACTGATTCCGGCTCTTTTCAGATGGCCGCATATGGCGATATAGAAATAGAAAACAAAGAGATACTACAATTTCAAAAAGACATTGGAGTTGATATCGGAACGTTTCTTGATATACCAACTCATCCCGATGAACCTCACAGAAAGACTCTTTCAGACCTAGAGATAACTCTAGAAAGGGCAAGAGAAGCAATCGGATTTGACCTAGACCTAAATGGAACAATCCAAGGGGGAACTCACCTAGATCTAAGAAAAAAATCGGCAGAGGAGATGAGTAAATTACCTTTTACAGTGAATCCAATAGGCGGTGTTGTTCCATTGATGATGGAATACCGATTTAGTGAATTGGTGGATATTATCCTAACGGTAAAAGGAAGTCTTTCACCCTCAAGGCCAGTTCATCTTTTTGGTGCTGGACACCCAATGTTACTGTCATTATCGGTTCTTTTGGGTTGCGACCTTTTTGATTCCGCGGCGTATGTTCTCTATGCACAGGATTCAAGATATCTAACTTCTTATGGTACAAAAAAACTTAATGAAATGAAATATTTACCATGTAACTGCCCAGTTTGCAGGAAATATACTGCTCAAGAGCTAATTAATGAAAATGATCAAAAAAGATTAGAACTTCTTTCAAGCCATAACTTGCATGCAACTTTTGAAGAAATCAAAATAATCAAGGAAGCCGTACATGAAGGAAATTTATTTGAACTTGTTGAAACTAGGATTAGAAGTCATCCGAGATTACTACTCGCATATAGGAGAATCAAAGATTATTATGGTCTTTTAGAAGAATATGACCCCTTTACGAAAAGGTCTTCGATATTCTATACTGGTGCAGAATCCAATTTAAGGCCAATAATGCAAAGAACTAAGGAAAGAATAAAAAACATAGAATCTAAAAAATACGATGAGCATCTCTTCTTTGGAAAATTCCCAAAAGAACTTGAGTTTACTTATCCTTTTGGCCAATGTGAAATGGAGGAAGAAAGAAAAGATAGAGGGGACTCTGAACTAAATGACGAGGATATAGTAAAAGTAATTGCGGAATATCAGTTTGGCCCAAACGTTGGAGAAAAACTTTTCCATGATGTCGTTGTTAAGAGATCAAAAACTGGAATGATCCGTTATGTCTTTGATAAAAATGGAACTATGCTTGCAACTATAAGGGCTAGAGATGGATTATTTACTCCAAATATTGAGGGTCTAAAAAGATTGAAGGATATAATCCCATATCCCAAATACAGAATAATTGTGGATGACGAAGCTGCACCTTTCATTAAAGACGGTGCAAATGTATTTTCAAAGTTTGTTATTAATCTTGATAAAAATCTTAGGGCATATGAAGAAGTTCTTATTGTGGATTCAAATGACAATCTTTTAGGAACAGGAACTTTAATGCTTTCTCCGAGAGAGGTTAAAGCTTTTGAAAGAGGGATGGCCGTTAGAACAAGATGGGGAATAGAAAAAAATAATATCAAAGAAGACCAGATAGAAGACTAG
- the ade gene encoding adenine deaminase codes for MDFMDKNVNVISGNIVDPINHEIYPGKITISNDKISEIQRDDNIYSNFIIPGFVDSHIHIESSMLIPYEFSRIAVIHGTVATVSDPHEIANVLGIKGIQYMIENSKLSPLKFYFGASSCVPATSFETSGACLRAREIEEIFSNDNVKFLGEVMNTFGVINNDKDLIEKINVAKKYSKKIDGHAPGLSGEVLEKYISKGITTDHECVRRAEGLEKIEKGMKIQIREGSAAENFEALIPLVDTHYDSCMFCSDDKHPDDLVKGHIDQMVRRSINYGIDIFKILKVSSVNPVKHYGLDVGLLQEGDPADFLVADNLKELNILATYINGNVVSHKGKTNIEHRSFETINNFKVEKKKISDFCLSYKSGNINVIEAIDGQLITNDISIEPKIVNENLVSDIERDILKIAVVNRYKDSEVPIGFIRNFGLKKGAIASSIAHDSHNIVVVGVSDEDICNAVNMIIENRGGIGCVCGENKIFLELPVAGIMTFEEYSKVADSYRHVTNFAKSLGCTLNAPFMTLSFMALLVIPKIKIGDKGLFDSEKFRFIDLCVS; via the coding sequence ATGGATTTCATGGATAAAAATGTGAATGTTATTTCTGGAAATATTGTAGATCCAATTAATCATGAAATATACCCTGGCAAAATAACAATTTCAAACGATAAAATCTCTGAAATTCAAAGAGACGATAATATTTATTCTAATTTCATTATACCGGGATTTGTAGATTCTCATATACATATAGAAAGTTCAATGTTAATCCCTTACGAATTTTCTAGAATTGCAGTTATCCATGGAACTGTAGCAACTGTTTCAGATCCTCATGAAATAGCCAATGTCTTAGGAATAAAAGGAATACAATATATGATTGAGAATTCTAAACTTTCTCCTCTAAAATTTTATTTTGGGGCATCCTCCTGCGTTCCGGCAACATCTTTTGAGACTAGTGGCGCTTGCCTTAGAGCTAGAGAGATTGAAGAGATATTTAGTAATGACAATGTTAAATTTTTAGGAGAGGTAATGAATACATTTGGTGTCATAAATAATGATAAGGATCTAATAGAAAAAATAAATGTCGCAAAAAAATATTCTAAAAAAATTGATGGACATGCTCCAGGATTATCCGGAGAAGTACTGGAAAAATATATTAGCAAAGGGATTACTACAGATCACGAGTGTGTTCGTAGAGCTGAAGGTCTTGAGAAGATAGAAAAGGGGATGAAAATACAGATTAGGGAAGGTTCTGCTGCAGAAAACTTTGAAGCTTTAATCCCTCTTGTCGATACACATTATGATTCCTGCATGTTTTGTAGTGATGATAAACACCCGGATGACTTGGTTAAGGGGCACATTGACCAGATGGTTAGGCGGTCAATAAATTACGGCATCGATATTTTCAAAATATTAAAGGTTTCTTCTGTAAATCCTGTTAAGCATTATGGGCTTGATGTTGGGCTGCTTCAAGAAGGTGATCCGGCTGACTTCTTAGTTGCAGATAATCTAAAAGAGTTGAATATCCTTGCAACATATATTAATGGAAATGTCGTTTCCCACAAAGGTAAAACAAACATTGAACACAGGAGTTTTGAAACGATAAATAACTTTAAAGTAGAAAAGAAAAAGATATCAGATTTTTGTTTATCTTATAAAAGTGGCAATATAAACGTTATTGAAGCAATTGACGGTCAACTTATTACAAATGATATAAGCATTGAACCAAAAATAGTCAATGAGAATTTAGTATCTGACATAGAAAGAGACATATTAAAAATCGCCGTTGTGAATCGTTATAAAGATTCAGAAGTTCCAATTGGATTTATAAGAAATTTTGGCCTAAAAAAAGGGGCAATAGCTTCTAGCATAGCCCATGATTCCCATAACATAGTTGTCGTTGGTGTTTCTGACGAAGACATATGTAACGCTGTGAACATGATTATCGAAAATAGGGGTGGCATTGGATGTGTTTGTGGAGAGAATAAAATCTTTTTAGAACTCCCCGTTGCTGGCATAATGACATTTGAAGAATATTCTAAAGTTGCAGATAGCTACAGGCATGTTACTAACTTTGCCAAGTCTTTGGGATGTACATTAAACGCACCTTTCATGACTCTATCTTTCATGGCATTACTAGTTATACCAAAAATAAAGATTGGAGATAAAGGATTGTTTGATTCTGAAAAATTTAGATTTATTGATTTGTGCGTAAGCTAA